One segment of Bacteroides caecimuris DNA contains the following:
- a CDS encoding site-specific integrase yields MNIKRNIIFALESRKKNGVPIVENVPIRMRVIYASQRIEFTTGYRIDVAKWDADKQRVKNGCTNKLKQSASEINADLLKYYAEMQNVFKEFEVQETIPTTQQLKDAFNLRMKDSSEEQQEEVQISFWEVFDEFVKECGNQNNWTASTYEKFAAVRNHIKEFKEDVTFEYFNEFGLNEYVNFLRDRKDMRNSTIGKQMGFLKWFLRWSFKKGHHQNIAYDAFKPKLKTTPKKVIFLTWDELNKLKDYQIPHDKQYLERVRDVFLFCCFTSLRYSDVRNLKRSDIKPDHIEVTTVKTADSLIIELNDHSKAILEKYKDVHFENHMALPVISNQKMNDYLKELGELAEINEPVRETYYKGNERIDEVTPKYALLSTHAGRKTFICNALALGIPAPVVMKWTGHSDYKAMKPYIDIADDIRANAMNKFNQL; encoded by the coding sequence TTTTGCATTGGAGAGCCGGAAGAAGAACGGTGTGCCAATCGTAGAGAACGTGCCTATCCGTATGCGTGTCATATACGCAAGCCAACGCATCGAGTTTACAACAGGCTACCGGATTGACGTAGCCAAATGGGATGCCGACAAACAACGGGTAAAGAACGGATGCACCAACAAGCTGAAACAAAGCGCATCCGAAATCAATGCAGACTTGCTGAAATACTATGCCGAAATGCAAAACGTGTTCAAGGAGTTTGAGGTGCAGGAAACCATACCTACCACCCAGCAGCTAAAGGATGCATTCAATCTGCGGATGAAAGACAGCAGTGAAGAACAACAGGAAGAAGTACAGATTAGTTTTTGGGAAGTGTTCGATGAGTTTGTAAAAGAGTGTGGCAACCAGAATAATTGGACGGCATCCACCTATGAGAAATTTGCAGCGGTAAGAAATCACATCAAAGAGTTCAAGGAGGATGTAACCTTTGAATACTTCAACGAGTTCGGGCTGAACGAGTATGTTAATTTCTTGCGTGATAGAAAGGACATGAGAAACAGCACCATTGGTAAACAGATGGGGTTTCTCAAATGGTTCCTGCGTTGGAGCTTCAAAAAAGGGCATCATCAGAACATTGCATACGACGCATTCAAGCCCAAATTGAAAACAACCCCTAAAAAGGTAATATTCCTGACATGGGATGAACTGAACAAGCTGAAAGATTATCAAATACCGCATGACAAGCAGTATTTGGAACGTGTCAGGGATGTCTTTCTGTTCTGTTGCTTCACGAGCTTACGATATTCGGATGTCCGTAACTTGAAAAGAAGTGATATTAAGCCCGACCACATTGAAGTCACCACAGTCAAGACTGCGGACAGCCTGATAATCGAACTGAACGACCACAGCAAAGCCATTCTTGAAAAATACAAGGATGTTCATTTCGAGAACCACATGGCATTGCCCGTCATCAGCAATCAGAAGATGAACGATTATCTGAAAGAACTGGGTGAACTGGCGGAAATCAACGAGCCTGTACGGGAAACCTACTACAAGGGAAATGAGCGCATAGATGAAGTCACACCCAAATACGCATTGTTAAGTACCCATGCAGGAAGAAAGACTTTCATCTGTAATGCGTTGGCACTCGGAATTCCGGCGCCGGTGGTTATGAAATGGACTGGACACAGTGATTACAAAGCCATGAAGCCCTACATTGATATAGCGGATGACATCAG